The Thermostichus vulcanus str. 'Rupite' genome includes a window with the following:
- a CDS encoding DUF5340 domain-containing protein: MKRIPVPAHVHYEFLLRVLERQTFPAVEEQDFNNRARMQELINSLRKALTQQQQLEEDWRQRGYQVDHRWNMEEP; encoded by the coding sequence ATGAAACGTATTCCTGTACCTGCTCATGTCCACTATGAATTTTTGCTGCGGGTTCTGGAGCGGCAGACCTTTCCGGCAGTCGAAGAACAGGATTTTAACAATCGGGCTCGTATGCAGGAGCTGATCAATTCCTTGCGCAAGGCCCTAACCCAACAGCAGCAACTGGAAGAAGACTGGCGACAGCGGGGCTATCAAGTGGATCACCGTTGGAATATGGAAGAGCCGTGA
- the trpC gene encoding indole-3-glycerol phosphate synthase TrpC produces MSIRRRSPAPAIVVASQVYQSASSEAKPRHILEEIVWHKEQEVERQRQQVPLKQLQQQVAQAPPTRDFVAALTQSPHPVSLIAEVKKASPSRGILRDPFDPVAIARSYVAGGASCLSVLTDERFFQGSGEYLRQIRQAVEIPLLCKEFILYPYQILWARSLGADAVLLIAAILSDTDLGYFLKLIVQLGMAALLEVHTPQELQRILQLPQLEEAKGRVLIGINNRDLKTFTVDLNTTRRLLATYRDLLAVPGSGAAHPHVLPVVSESGIYTAADLQQLRDWGVRSVLVGEALVKQPDPGQAARHLLSSH; encoded by the coding sequence CTGTCCATCCGTCGTCGTTCTCCTGCTCCAGCGATAGTGGTGGCCTCCCAGGTCTATCAATCCGCCTCGTCTGAAGCCAAACCTCGCCATATCTTAGAGGAGATTGTCTGGCATAAAGAACAGGAAGTGGAGCGCCAGCGTCAACAGGTGCCCCTCAAGCAGTTGCAGCAACAGGTGGCCCAAGCGCCTCCCACCCGAGATTTTGTGGCGGCTCTTACCCAATCTCCCCACCCGGTTTCTTTAATTGCCGAGGTAAAAAAGGCCTCTCCCAGCCGCGGCATCCTACGGGATCCCTTTGACCCGGTGGCAATTGCCCGAAGCTACGTGGCAGGGGGGGCCAGTTGCTTATCGGTGCTGACGGATGAGCGTTTTTTTCAGGGCAGTGGCGAGTATCTCCGGCAAATTCGCCAGGCTGTAGAAATCCCGCTGCTGTGCAAGGAGTTCATTCTCTATCCCTACCAAATTCTGTGGGCCCGCTCGTTGGGGGCAGATGCGGTGCTGTTGATTGCGGCTATCCTTTCGGATACCGATTTGGGTTATTTTCTGAAATTGATTGTCCAGTTGGGCATGGCGGCTCTGCTGGAGGTGCATACCCCACAAGAGTTGCAGCGGATCCTGCAGTTACCTCAACTGGAGGAGGCCAAGGGGCGGGTGCTGATTGGCATCAACAATCGGGATCTGAAAACCTTTACGGTGGATTTGAACACGACCCGCCGACTGTTGGCCACCTACCGGGATCTCCTTGCCGTTCCCGGCAGCGGTGCGGCGCACCCGCACGTTCTACCGGTGGTGAGTGAGTCTGGTATTTACACTGCCGCCGATCTGCAACAGTTACGGGATTGGGGAGTTCGCTCTGTACTGGTAGGGGAAGCCTTGGTGAAACAGCCGGATCCCGGTCAAGCTGCCCGTCACCTGTTGTCGTCCCATTGA
- a CDS encoding heavy-metal-associated domain-containing protein — protein MQTALTVPKLACSACVETVTKAVQQLDPQAQVQADPKTKQVVITSERPVSDLRQALTQAGYPPAP, from the coding sequence ATGCAGACCGCGTTGACCGTACCGAAACTAGCCTGTTCTGCCTGTGTAGAAACTGTCACCAAAGCTGTGCAACAACTGGATCCGCAAGCCCAAGTCCAGGCGGATCCCAAAACCAAGCAGGTGGTGATTACCTCCGAGCGCCCCGTGAGTGATTTGCGGCAGGCCCTGACTCAGGCGGGATATCCTCCGGCTCCGTAA